Part of the Mytilus edulis chromosome 9, xbMytEdul2.2, whole genome shotgun sequence genome, CAGTTTGAGACAATTTACCTTGCAAGTaacattttttcactttatattaaaataaatcacttctttttatctttaatcaaagtttattttatttttttcaattacaaatactctcattcataattttcatcGTAAATATCTTTAACAAtgtgtattcaaatttatcaCGTGTATTCATCACGTTCATTGGTCGTGTTAAAATAGATTCTTCTACTCGACCAATGAAAAAATTCGTTATTTAAATGGTCGAGTGATCACACACACAATGCGTAAATACAATGTGTTTGCGatctatttcttcaatttctgcactggtttttttttttcttctacaaATATCTATCTTCTTGATGATCATGTACGCTATTACATGATAACATAGTCCGATAAGACTGAGATAAGCGTGGCTCAGGTAAAACTAATTATCAGTTATTGCGTAACACCTCTCAGCGGTGATGAGCAACTTGACAATTTTAaccaacatttataatgaaaatgtgaaaattaacACGCTGCGGGATCAAGTATTAAGGGACAGCGGACAATTAAGACACTGCGGGATCATTGAAAATATTATGAAGGCGCTGCGGCACCGCAGCGTCATATCGGCCTGAGGAGAACACTGCCTTACATTCATTCCATACACCCAATATAGTagacctatggcatacagtataagaaaaacagaccaaaacacaaaaacttaactataaccactgaaccatgaaaacaaggtcaaggtcagatgacacctgccagttggacatgtacaccttacagtccttccatacaccgaatatactagaccttctgcttataatatctgagatatggacttgaccaccaaaacttaaccttgttcactgatccatgaaatgaggtcgaggttaagtgaaaactgtctgacaggcatgaggaccttgaaAGGTAGGCACATACCagatatagttatcctattacttacaataagagagaatttaacattacaaaaaatctgaactttttttcaagtagtcactgaaccatgaaaatgaggtcaaggacattggacaagtgactgacggaaacttcgtaacatgaggcatctatatacaaagtatgaagcatccagatcttccaccttctaaaatataaagctttaaagaagtaagctaacgccgccgctgccggatcactatccctatgtcgagatTTCTGCGACAAAGACACAGCCTCGACATAATTTACAGTTATTTTTAATAAGTACTAACCTCTAAATAAGAGATACCTAACCTTTTGTGTAAAGGTATTATCAATAGGTGTGTATGTGTTCAAATAATATGTACAATAAGGACTTGGAGTGCTTTATCTGTGTAATGCATGCTACATCATTCACTGAATTTATTTTAACTTATTAACATACACATTTATTATTTAACTATCCACAAAAGTCATCTGTGAGCAATGTAAATATAAGAAGAAAAGTGCCAATTTACTTTTCACACAATCTCAATTGTGAATATTTGctgtttttaacattttcaatgatAAAATTTTATCCTAAAAGTGAATATAGGACATGACCTGTATTTTCTAATTAATATTATTACTTCCTAGTAACAGGGCATATGTCAAACTGCACTTATCTTATGGAATCCACTCTTCAGGAATGGAAAACTGACAGAGGAGGACCTACACATTGACAAATCAGAAATGATAAGCTCTCAAAACTATTTCTTGGATCAGATTGTGTAAAAaatatgctctttggtcgggttgttgtttctttgacatattcctcatttccattctcattttaaGTACTTACATTTGTGTACATTTCTGTATGATAGGATTAAGTATGGTGGATCTAAGATGGTTCTGTGCAATGGTTGGGTTGTTCCTGGCCAACACATGTGCAGCTTCAATGGCTATATCATACAATACAAATGGACTCACTACAGCGTTCACTGAACTCATACAAAACTGCTGAATGTAGTTTGTACCTAAGATCAAAATAAGAAACATTTTTATTAGCAGGTAAATCTAAGAGAACAAGCTATATGCATGacaatcataatatatatatgaatttatgaAAACCACTGTTATCAAGAAATGTCTCGGCCTCATTATTTCAGATTCATCAATTTAATTGTATataattacataagatgtatgtttcattataatatgttattctacttcattacacaataaaatttatcattcatgatgacacacggttcaacaataaagtgcacaggtaaattaaatacaaacttgataaaaatcgtatTTTCATGAACCTagctaaaaaatataattatgaatattgaatggttctttttgtaacttcatagagttgtaaaagcgttgaccgtgcgcacatttttaaaatgaaacgcTTCCGAGCTTCATACAAAATGCATTTTGGTCAACCTTTTTACGatccaatgaagttacaaaaagaagcattcaattcttaaataaaaagaagCCATGACCTATTACTACAAATTGTTTTTTCATAGAATGTATTTTTCTCATACCTGAAAGCATGATACTCATAAAAAATGTgtgtattttatgtttataaaacaaCATAAGATTCCTTTGCTATTTCCTACATTTAAACTTGTTTGAACAAGCATCACAAAACTTTTGAATATATCTGGAAACAAGTAAGTGGTATGCATACCTAGTTTTACAGCAATATTCAACAGCCATTTAACATCTTCTCCATAAGGTGGATTCCTTGCATACTTTGCCTGTGGTCTATCATCATGTACACGTCTAGCTAAGGTTTCCATGGCTAACATTCCTGTACGGAAGGCAGCATTGAGATAATTCAGTTGAGCTTGGTTGTGATGACCGTTGGGATGAACATGTGGAGGACTAGGAGAATCTGTATCGTGGTCGACAGGATGCATAGATTGTCCGTTCGCTGAGGAGGATGGTGGTGACTGTACAACAGTACTTAATTGGCACTGAGTGTGACTAGGAAACACTTGTATAGCTGGTCCTAGCTGTCTGACAGGCATTGCTCCATGGGGATACATTCCTTGTGTAGTGTTTGGTATACCTATATGTTGACCCTGATATGTAAGAGTGGTGACATATGGATGGATGGGGATGTGCTGATGATGAAGCTGGGTACTAAATGGTGGGATTTGTTGGACGTAACTGTAATGCTGAACAAAGGCTTGGTGTGGCATCTGATGAGGCGCTGGCTGGGGTGGTAAAGTTGCGTATGATAAAACCAATGGTTGTTGAGGCATATGATTATTATGGGCCATTGTGGCATTGGCTACTGTGACTGCATTATGTGGTGAAGGTGAACTGAATGGAATAATTGGTAGAGTAGCTGGACTGCAACGTTCTGTTTGAGCTACTGACATAGAATGAACTTCCTTATTCTCAACATTGGCTGAGTTCCTTTTTTGACCATCTGAGTTATTATTGGATTGAGCAGCCTCTTCTGATAATTCAAACCATTGTCTGGCAACATCAAACAAGACCTCAGGATAAACGCCACCTCCCTTTGCTGCACCTTCCACTGCTAGACAGGCCTTTTCTAGCATATCTCTACTCTGTTCTTTGCACTGGAACAATGCTCTCTGAACTTCTGATGGATTCAGAGCCTGTGCTTGAGGTAGGCAGGATAAAGCTAATTCTGCAGCCGCTCTAACCATGTTAGGGTCACGACCTCTTGCAGCCTTGTCAGCTAAAGAAGCAGCTTCTGGTGGAGTTAGATGACCTTCCCATGTCTCTATTAGGATATTAATAGCAGCAGTTCCTATCTCCATTGCTTGACCTGATTAAAACAAAGTTTCATTTCAGCTTACAATTGTAAATTGTTTAAGAACAATTTCTAGTAAAAACCAACCATGTATAAGTAAATGAATTGTATTAACTGTACATAATTAGGCTGTTAGTAGTTGTCTCTTGTCTcatttgcattgttttatatttatcatttcagagtattttatagctgacaatgagGTAAGAGTTTTGCtcaggctgtatggtgacctaaagttgtttatttctgtgtcaattagtctcttatggagagttgtctcattggcaattatacatcttcttatttttataggtaaactgattaaaaatgttttatattataatgCATACACAAGCTTCATTATTTGAACTGTAGAATTTGGACAGTCCCTGTATTctattatagatttttttcatcCCTAAGCTCTTCATTACAATtgatgttttcaatttattttttgtttaaatttaggaCCTTATATCGTGTCAATGTAGTTACCTGATATCCATGAAACATGTGAAGAGTATGTCCTGGAAAGCCAGTTTGGTGATACACAGTTATTCAGTCCCAGAGCATATAATCCTATCTGGAATGCACATAAATGAAGGTTGCGATGTGGACCTGTAGGTTGATTATTATTAGAAGGCTGAGTAAACAATGATGTAGAACTATTCCCTCCAGCTTTAGCAAGTACTGTCTTTGATAACTCAAACATGAAATGGGCAGAGGCTTCACTTGGTTGATTAGGCAGTGTTGGCATGATGCGATTTTTACCCTTGAAtctaaaaatacacaaaataataaaaaaacatataaaatctttgacaaatgaaatatcttgcaaaattataattcaattttacTTGTAGCTTACTAAAGGTTTCTTAaatttagaactttttttttttaatttcagttatgTTCTCATCTAAacctatcaaatataaaatctttgtataaGTTGTGTGCACTGTCCTtcataaacaataaaaagtcGATGGTAATGTTTACAATTCAGCTCATGTGGACAAGTGGCATATATGTTGAttcaactcttttaatttgtaaaaaagaTGAATACAAATCTTAATATTAAATGatcttttgaaagaaaacaaaaaaaaaatccttttcacTATACAGGATGTGCAGGGTACACAACAATGAATGTCATTTTATGTAAAACTAAATTAGAaataaattgttctatatataGTTTGTTAGTGAGACTTACCTTGTATTTTTCACATTAGATGTTGAAGGTGTTAGGCTTCTATCCTGTAAAACTTGAACTGGTAATACTCTGTTTACTAGCTGACTAGGTGGACTAAAAAACACATGTTGAAAGATTGGTAATTTTCAAAGACTTGATTAGTTTATTATTTTACTATGCAAGATTACCTAGATTAAAACCGATcatgaataaattgaaaatatacacatatatatgtaaCATACAGTATTGTGTAGGAAAGTAATTTCTAACAATGTGTTTTGATTACACAATAGTTACTaatactttgaaatatttttactCTACCCCTTCTCATTACCTTTCATTGTCCCTTATTTTAACCCTGTTTCCTTTCTCTCCTGAGCTACTGGATCCCAGTGAATCACTGTCACCACTACTACCACAATCACTGCCAGGTCCCTGATGTTTAGGGAAAGGGCGTCGCACTAATGTTGGTGAGTTATCACTAGAAGTTGTTTCAGGTGCGCTGCTGTCTATACTAGCCATACCTATTGAATCACAATAAATGTTTCTGAAAACAGTGAAGTCAGTTTGCTGGATTTCTATAAATTCAAAGATCAATTTCATAACAATCAGACCAATACTATGGACTAGTCACTCTTGAAACATAAAAGTACTATGACTTGATATGTTAACTGTTTTAGCTGAAAGACACAAGCACGAATCAGAATGTTAAATGCTGTTcaattaaattatcaataaatctaaattatcatGCCTTTGAAACAGATTTAAATTAAAAGACTGAATATTGCAGAATGCCTGAATGGTTTTATTATCTTTGTAGCATTACCGCAATACTGACTTAATTACTGCACTTTATCTGAAAATATGCatttatgtttattaaaaaaacaggttcctttataaaacagtctttaaagCTGAGGAAAAGGGACTCTTAGttatttttacttgtatatatgtatgtgttcaactctgttatttttgttgttgttacttttgaTTGTCATAAGtataattttacttataaatttgGGAAATCTGTCCAACATCAATCAAAAATAATGACCCCTAGGAGTCTTAAATTGAAATTATGTTGGCCAAAATCTTATCTTCCTTATCAATTATCCTGGATCAAGTAAcagtaaagaatattttttttaattctcaacAGACAAAGATGGACTTATTTCATACACCAAGTGACTCAAGCTGGCCATGCATTGGAATAAAGAAATTCTAAAATCTGCTTGAGAAACTATgcatccattaaaaaaaaaatacatttcatagTTGTACATGAGGTTTGAATGTTAATTCTAAGAAAATCATCCAAATTTCAATTTGTGAAGAATGTAGTtacatatgtattttaaaatatcgAATGATACCTTGTGATGGTTTCTTTTTGATTGCCATACACCTTAACTTGGCTTCCAAAGCTCTGAAGTTATCCTCTTCTTCAACGGTGGAACTGTCTGTATCTTTACCACTAAGATTagaagaaaaatgtcagaatggAAATGACAATATTGGactatttaaatctaaaaatgcAAGATATATGATATAAACGACAGAATCATCTTTAGAAAAACttgcaaaaatgatcaaatacagtatttttaacaatatttacttAAAAGTATTttactaacaagaatgtgtccaaagtacacggatgccccactcgcactatccttttccatgttccatggaccgtgaaattgggtaagaatctaatttggtattaaaaaattagaaagattatactatagggattatatgtactaagtttcaagttgattggacttcaattttatcaaaaactaccttgaccaaacactttaacctgaaactcccactttcattttctatgtttagtggaccgtggaattggggtcaaaagtctaatttggcttcaaaattaaaaagattatatcataagcaacaagtgtacttagtttcaagttgattggactacttcagcttcaccaaaaacttccttgaccaaaaactttaacctgaaactcccactttcattttctatgttcagtggaccgtgaaattggggtcaaaagtcttatttggctttaaaattagaaagattatatcataagcaagaagtctactaagtttcaagttgattggacttcagcttcatcaaaaactaccttgaccaaaaactttaacctgaatggacggacgcacagacggatgAACTGATGCATGGACGCACGGACGAATGGAGCCACAGAccatcgtaggtggggcataaaaagttatATCCCTGGCTTAATGTTGTCTAGTAAATGTACCAAAAATTTCATACAAGTATACATGAACAatgtttaaaatatacatttttgtatatcagGGTATAAAAGATTAAAGAAACTAAATATGTGTAACTCAGTATTGCATTATATGATGAAGCTTGGTGTCATATATCAAGAcgttatgatttaaaaaaaaaaacaagaatgtgtcccaagtacacagatgtccaatccgcactataattttctatgttcagtggagcgtgaaaatggggtaaaaactataatatggtattaaaattagaaggatcatatcatagggaacatgtgtactaagtatcaagttgattggacttccacttctttaaaaactaccttgaccaaaaattttcaCCTGAAACGGGAAAGAAGGATGTacgaacaaacaaacgaacaaacgaacgcacAAAccggaaaacataatgcccataaatggggcataataaaaattcTGACTAAATTGAGATGAAAATTTCATATATCTGCATACTTATATCATACTTTCCATAGTGAGTGAATACTGTTTAATCTGATGTGAAACatcattaaataataattttatgattatttcaaaatatttactgTTCTCATTAATTTCATTAGTTTAATACCTGTTACACCTTCTAGGATATGTAATTTTAGGCCTTGCTCCAACACCTGCAACAGGAGGGTTGGGATGTCTTGCCAGTGGTTCCTCATGGCGTGGAGGGTGGTCAATCCTAGGTGATGCTGATGAACCACTGGGCATCTGATGATATGGTGATACAGGATTTGTTGTGCTGGTAGCTGGTGAAGGAAGAGGAACTGCAGGCTGAGAACATGGAGATCTACTACCAAGTAAATCAACTAAACTTGGGGCCTTAAAGGACTGGTGTACTTCTTTGTCTAGTAACTTTTCcattatctttgaaaaaaaattgttatggTTATATAAAGAGAAGAGTCAGAAATTTTCAAACTTCTGATATACTGTAGGACATCCAATAATCATTGGATTTTTATTCACCATGAACTtactaacaaaatattaaaaccaATGTGATggtcttaaaaaatatataaaatatgtaaggTGAGCACTTCATCCCTAACATTTATCATatttcagttaatttttttttaattgcagcaGTCTAAAAGAAGAACTGagataaataaatatgaaatttagatGAGGCAAacattgtttaaattaatttctgaaaataCAGATAACAAGTGAAACTTAATTCTCATCAACTTTGCAAAAAACTTAAAAGTATGTTGAAACCAgagtaaaattgtttgtttaattACTGTTGTGAATGTTCATGTTGTATTTAAATACTACTAGACAAAATTAAATATGAGATGTAAATTGCCAAAGACAAAACTATtcaccagagacaaaatgacaagGATATACAAGACTATAGATCATAGTTATAACAGTTTCTTTTGGTTTCAGCATTGAGAGGTTTTGTTATATAAGATATACCGATAAACTTGTATATTTCTCGTACCTTGCTTAATTTGGACATGTCATCTTTATACTGAACAAGCATAGCTATAGCAAGTTCTCCCCTTTGTCTTCTTGTACTTTCACATAACAATGGATGTTCAGCTTCAGATACATTTGCTTTCATACCTGTGAAAAGTGTTTAATAAGTCATTTATTTTCTTTGCAGATGAATTTCTATGTATTACAATGATAATATTTCAGCTAATAATTTTTTGCAATTTCACtgcaaattttcaataaaaacttCATATGATCATAAATGAGTACATTATTAAATATGACATAGAATAAAATGATTACAAATGTATCATCAATCTTACCTAATGCAGCAACAGCTCCTTCAAATCCTAATTTCTCATCTCCAGGAAGCCTGGTCGTGACTTGAACTGACCTACTGGGTGGACGACTATTGGTACTACCAACAGGGAATACTGTCAAAAATAAAATACCCCTAGTTAAGTGTCATaattaaacataaaatttgtccataattcaatataaaattcaaattaagtTCAAATCTTaacaaacattttgtcaaaaaaatgtaTGGATACATGTTCAAAGTGAAGAAAATATCTTCACTCAAGAATTCCACAATCCCTACACtcacaaataaatatatctttaaatttgCATTGAAGTATGACTATAGAGTcaacttttttaatataaagtttacaatttacattttgataacaaTGTATATTTTTCTAGAGTagttttcaacaacaacaaaagtagGGTATACTGCTTAATTATACCACTTTAAAAATCCTTAATTTGCACAAACTAACAAGATATCAAGAGATTTATCAAAATTCCTGTCAATAGCACAGATAATATGGACGATCAAAAGTAAAAGAATAGTGGGCATGACTGAACACAGCAGACAATATTCAGCAGCAcaaaaccaaatataaagttTAGGTGGACAAAGATGCTCTAGAAGGGTAAGTAGTTGCTGCTCAATTGTGACACTAACTATATAGATACCTAAATAATTCAATAAAGTGGGTTATATATCATACCAGGTAAACACAGTGAGTCAAAGATAAAACTGGCAAGAGTAAGAGGAAGTAAAGCATCTCCTCTTGACTTGAGAGTTCCATCACGAAGCTGTTCTGCCCTTTCTCTAAGTGCATTTAATTCTGCAGGTCCTAATGGAATTTTCTTCAGAAGACCAATGAGCTCAGATTCTTGATAAGCCAATTTTACCTGTAAGAGAACATATAAATATGAGCAAGTTTATTGAATTTTCTTTCATTCACCCATGGTTTCCATAATTCTGTATTTAGTTTAACTAATTGTTCCCAATAAATTCCTTTCATTTTAAGCACCCCTTTATAAAGGccaaaatcaaaatattgttacctttatatcatatatttcaaaagattGGCATACATGTACCTTTCATTTAAGTGTTCAGAGATCAATCTACAGCATATGTTGACAATACTTTgtgtaaatttgatatttatcaatttcaacatttttagCGTTTCTTACTGACACGCAAATTATATTTCTGTACTAAAGTGAAAAATAATTCAATCCTGTTCGCTTATTTAAATAACTATCATAACAATATTAAGGATAACAGAATTTTACTATTTTTGAAATATCAGAGCTCTAATAATACTTTTTCCTTTCAAAAACAAAGTATAACTTTACATGTCTGTCTCAATGTTCTGTGTAGTTGTAAAAAGAATCATAATATTACTTGATAACATTTACTTATAATAACCGTTCATGAATCAATACCTCAAGTGATTTACAAGATGCTGGTGGTCTTGGCATTTCAAGTCCAAATATTCCAACTTTGAATGCTAAATGATAACATTCTAATTCTTCAGTCAGGACGCTACATAAGAATGCAGCCTTAGATAATGTTGAACTGGCTAGTAAACTTATATTTGTCAGAGCCTTCTTCTTTTTACCTGTATTAAATTCATAATATTTAGCAATTAACTTTACAAAAGAGTATTTGTACCTTAAACTAAAAGAATATTGTATACCTTTAGTAAATGTACTCTGACAAAAAGAGATATTCTAAGATATATCATATCATTGACTGAAGGAAGTAAATTTCCTTAGCAACAAAGAGAAATCTCTGTTAAAATTAAAGCTAACATAAGACATAAAATTAAAGGAATGAAAGACAAAATTTGAAGTCTATAGGAATAAGACACTGGTTTTGTACATATCCTATATCCTtaatcctcccccccccccctatttttttttattccccaATTTTATACAATTAAACTTGTTCATCGTTTAGTAAATACAAGCCTCAATAATAATTTGAAGCAAATGGATGAGAAACTGTTTTCCCAAGgatacatttattatatataatcatAAACCTTGAACCTTTCTTCCAAAGAATAGTTCACCATTTCAGATGTTCTGATAAAATCATCTTaggttttgatataaatatttttgcatTCAAATTCAAAGGGGATTTAATAATGTTAAATTGATGCCATACCTTTTACTAAAGGAAGATTTGCAGTTTCAGCTAAGAGATCTGGTGGATTTGTCAATAATTCTTCAGCAAGCCTTTGAGCCAATCTACAAGCCTCTCTTGTATGACCATGTGCGTGTAATGCTTCTGCTCTGGCAAACAAAGTCTGCAAAAACCAGATATAccatatcgtcgctgttatgcaaaaacctcgtatctaaggttttcataattttacaccaggcaataaaaactgattttttttatcgattatttagaattaaatatttatGTTCCAATGTATGCAAAAATATCGtatcttctaaccaatcaattaCCAAGGCGAGCAAAAATTTCAgcacctatattgtattttctAAGCTATACATAATATATTAGACAAAACTGAACCTGTTATAATCTCAGCTGCTAGTgccatcttttttttcttttgagatatGATATTTTCGCACAACAaaatgtctcaccaatccgactacactttttcgtcacTTGTCAGAATTCGGgttaatgattggttagaagatcagatattttcgcattcagtggaacatacatatttaattcttaataatcgataaaaagatttccgcaaaaaattgagatacgaggtttttgcataacagcgacgatatactcaattatgaaaattttatactTTCTGATTTAATAACCATAACTGTTATAGTGTTTTGTGTGCATTGAATGTATGTACAGTATTTTAGTCTGTCAAAAATGTTGTGCATTTATTgaaaattatgttgtttttttacaatatacaacttcatcatgttcataaaatTGTGTTCTTAAACAGGATGTGCACACCAAACAATTTAACTAAGATTAtcagttaaatttgatttttgaaataGTAAATAGATAGCCATTAATTTAAAAGGTAATCTAACTTTAATGTTGCTAAAAATTACAGTAGAGGAGTACTAAATACAACAGGTATTCAAACCTTCAAAGTGAGCCAAATGAAATATATGTTTCTCTTATAAATAAGAAAAGCCAATATTTgcaataatttcatatttttttcatccctgtattaaaatacttaaaattagTAAATTATCTTACATCCTGGAAATTTTCTTCTGTTAAACCCTGAGAAACTTCAGATTCCCCTTCATTGACTTTTTTGTCAGCAGAACTGCCTGGTAAAAACACTTGTCCTTCATCACCAGACTGCTGAGATTCAGAAGAACCTTCTTTCACAGTTACTGACTCAGATATTGGAAAAGACCCTATTTCTAACTCGTTTGGACTGTTTACATATATATCGGGATTAAATCTACTATTAGGTGGTGGaatactaaatccattggaaACTAAAGGATGATTGACATAATTATGCATATCTTGTTCTTCATATGAATTGCTACGAGAATTAACTTCTTTCATTTCAGAGCCAGAATCTGAGTCTCCTCTAAATAATGAGCTACTCCTCTCTGGTTCACAGAAACCCTCTGAACCAGAACTTAATGCTCCGTCATTTGTTACAGAATCTCTTGGACTAGAATTTTGTCGACTAGGAAAGCTGCTTGAATGATGATCCTGTAATATGTTGTGAGCTTGAGCAAGCGTAGTGTTATTATCAGTACTGATTAAGTTTTCTGAACAC contains:
- the LOC139487634 gene encoding zinc finger SWIM domain-containing protein 8-like is translated as MDFVFDWDNEGDRFSFDDSDRFDEDSLCSWISEPESLCQNWRGWKRQNGGQQPSTITKPQEGKIPSLVELAAQAVACHIPFEVVEHFPQPIPDEVQLRIAFWSFPENEEDIRLYSCLANGSADEFQKGEHLYKTKSVKDALQIGFHLSATLTPPPVMAQNKGSFQVAVVFDRRRISSCTCTCNGASWCSHVVALCLYRIHQANAVTLRAPVSESLSRLQRDQLQKFAQYLISELPQQILPTAQRLLDELLSSQKAAINTVRGAPDPTAGPSANEQTSWCLDEATLHENVKKTLVKFCVPSPMVFSDVNYLSATAPPAAAEWQSLLRPLRGREPEGMWNLLSIVREMFRRNDTNAIPLLEIITDEVLQCEQILIWWFTTKTSPNSNNSRGNGTNGSNATQHAASSLCDEIVTLWRLAALNPKLSPIQRDDLCTKFKEWHISTVEKVKSARGTNVSGGANNLKKNDFDIFVGFRPGIEACGLTWDDYRIPGVTYSENESFNLHYRFNKCHDSEKKRSRIQPVTVCSENLISTDNNTTLAQAHNILQDHHSSSFPSRQNSSPRDSVTNDGALSSGSEGFCEPERSSSLFRGDSDSGSEMKEVNSRSNSYEEQDMHNYVNHPLVSNGFSIPPPNSRFNPDIYVNSPNELEIGSFPISESVTVKEGSSESQQSGDEGQVFLPGSSADKKVNEGESEVSQGLTEENFQDTLFARAEALHAHGHTREACRLAQRLAEELLTNPPDLLAETANLPLVKGKKKKALTNISLLASSTLSKAAFLCSVLTEELECYHLAFKVGIFGLEMPRPPASCKSLEVKLAYQESELIGLLKKIPLGPAELNALRERAEQLRDGTLKSRGDALLPLTLASFIFDSLCLPVFPVGSTNSRPPSRSVQVTTRLPGDEKLGFEGAVAALGMKANVSEAEHPLLCESTRRQRGELAIAMLVQYKDDMSKLSKIMEKLLDKEVHQSFKAPSLVDLLGSRSPCSQPAVPLPSPATSTTNPVSPYHQMPSGSSASPRIDHPPRHEEPLARHPNPPVAGVGARPKITYPRRCNSGKDTDSSTVEEEDNFRALEAKLRCMAIKKKPSQGMASIDSSAPETTSSDNSPTLVRRPFPKHQGPGSDCGSSGDSDSLGSSSSGEKGNRVKIRDNESPPSQLVNRVLPVQVLQDRSLTPSTSNVKNTRFKGKNRIMPTLPNQPSEASAHFMFELSKTVLAKAGGNSSTSLFTQPSNNNQPTGPHRNLHLCAFQIGLYALGLNNCVSPNWLSRTYSSHVSWISGQAMEIGTAAINILIETWEGHLTPPEAASLADKAARGRDPNMVRAAAELALSCLPQAQALNPSEVQRALFQCKEQSRDMLEKACLAVEGAAKGGGVYPEVLFDVARQWFELSEEAAQSNNNSDGQKRNSANVENKEVHSMSVAQTERCSPATLPIIPFSSPSPHNAVTVANATMAHNNHMPQQPLVLSYATLPPQPAPHQMPHQAFVQHYSYVQQIPPFSTQLHHQHIPIHPYVTTLTYQGQHIGIPNTTQGMYPHGAMPVRQLGPAIQVFPSHTQCQLSTVVQSPPSSSANGQSMHPVDHDTDSPSPPHVHPNGHHNQAQLNYLNAAFRTGMLAMETLARRVHDDRPQAKYARNPPYGEDVKWLLNIAVKLGTNYIQQFCMSSVNAVVSPFVLYDIAIEAAHVLARNNPTIAQNHLRSTILNPIIQKCTQMFIQCAHQRIHHINQADYDDFVSTICSARNAFCLTQGGMIQFQELLQSLRRSKSCRKELWTRIVNGLATGNV